One genomic segment of Actinoplanes ianthinogenes includes these proteins:
- a CDS encoding FIST N-terminal domain-containing protein codes for MFCSTGYQVPELFDALPAQVPAATVIVGCTTSGQLADGGVDRVGVAMAAWGGDGFDVRTEVSRTASTRVREAGADAAAALAGLEGEHQALLLIGDGLTGNQHEFVGGAFSVAGASVPLVGGCAGSDYSTAAARGTCQVPWPEDRRP; via the coding sequence GTGTTCTGCTCGACCGGATACCAGGTGCCGGAGCTGTTCGATGCCCTGCCCGCGCAGGTCCCGGCGGCGACGGTGATCGTCGGGTGCACCACGTCCGGGCAACTCGCGGACGGCGGCGTCGATCGGGTCGGGGTCGCGATGGCGGCGTGGGGCGGCGACGGCTTCGACGTGCGTACCGAAGTCTCGCGAACCGCGAGCACCCGCGTCCGTGAGGCGGGCGCGGACGCCGCGGCCGCCCTCGCCGGCCTCGAGGGCGAGCATCAGGCGCTGCTGCTGATCGGCGACGGGCTGACCGGCAACCAGCACGAGTTCGTGGGCGGCGCGTTCTCCGTGGCCGGCGCCTCGGTGCCGCTGGTCGGCGGGTGCGCCGGGTCGGACTACAGCACGGCGGCGGCGCGGGGGACATGCCAGGTGCCCTGGCCTGAGGACAGACGTCCATGA
- a CDS encoding GGDEF domain-containing protein yields MCSWRSTTAWGTGAGDDLLGLVAGRIRGCLRPSDTAARIGGDEFAVLLGDCRAGQAVPVAQRLIDAIKQPFAVGGQEVFIGAPARPAGPSATSGPGTRRCPTSSGCRSTS; encoded by the coding sequence GTGTGCTCTTGGCGGTCAACGACAGCCTGGGGCACCGGGGCCGGTGACGACCTGCTCGGGCTGGTCGCCGGTCGGATCCGCGGCTGCCTGCGCCCGTCGGACACGGCGGCCCGGATCGGCGGTGACGAGTTCGCGGTGCTGCTCGGCGACTGCCGGGCCGGGCAGGCGGTCCCGGTCGCGCAGCGGCTGATCGACGCGATCAAACAGCCGTTCGCGGTCGGCGGGCAGGAGGTGTTCATCGGCGCCCCTGCGCGACCTGCAGGACCATCGGCGACTTCGGGACCGGGTACTCGTCGCTGTCCTACCTCCAGCGGCTGCCGGTCGACGAGTTGA
- a CDS encoding EAL domain-containing protein: MPVDELKIDRAFISRETPTKADLAVIRTIVELARTLDLRTVIETAAQRDAMRVLGCDLGQGYHLCRPVHPEDLLRSVDSAAAA; this comes from the coding sequence CTGCCGGTCGACGAGTTGAAGATCGATCGGGCGTTCATAAGCCGGGAGACGCCGACCAAGGCCGACCTCGCGGTGATCCGGACGATCGTCGAGCTGGCCCGGACCCTGGATCTGCGGACGGTGATCGAGACGGCGGCACAGCGGGACGCGATGCGGGTGCTCGGCTGTGACCTGGGACAGGGCTATCACCTGTGCCGACCGGTGCACCCGGAGGACCTACTCCGCAGTGTCGATTCGGCGGCGGCTGCCTGA
- a CDS encoding discoidin domain-containing protein, protein MTEFDNQRRGSSRADNLRLTRMPPRPPRAGSIGPTPGPPPVSPPAVAPPPVPSTPPAPPRRRRGWLAGLVVLLLAAGGAVAYRWKTDAAASLVPAATATPPPPSAGVPSAAVSRSPRPVTGKINPDLDNLSLQAICTASGVEDDAWQPKFACDGDQTSRWSSAFEDKQWLRADLRRRWELTTVTVTWERSYAVSYRVETSLDGKAWQKLYATAKGKGGSVTIPANGRVARYVRMFGLKRVNQSGYSLRELEIR, encoded by the coding sequence GTGACCGAATTCGACAACCAGCGGCGGGGGTCGTCGCGGGCGGACAACCTGCGGCTGACCAGGATGCCGCCACGGCCGCCCCGGGCCGGGTCCATCGGTCCCACGCCCGGGCCGCCGCCCGTCTCACCCCCGGCCGTCGCACCGCCGCCCGTGCCGTCCACGCCACCGGCGCCGCCCCGGAGGCGGCGCGGCTGGCTGGCCGGGCTCGTGGTGCTGCTGCTCGCGGCGGGCGGCGCGGTGGCGTACCGATGGAAGACGGACGCGGCCGCGAGCCTCGTGCCGGCCGCGACCGCCACGCCTCCCCCGCCGTCCGCCGGCGTGCCGTCGGCGGCCGTCAGCCGGAGCCCGCGGCCGGTGACCGGGAAGATCAACCCGGATCTGGACAACCTCTCGCTCCAGGCGATCTGCACCGCCTCGGGTGTCGAGGACGACGCCTGGCAGCCGAAATTCGCCTGCGACGGCGACCAGACCAGCCGCTGGTCCAGCGCCTTCGAGGACAAGCAGTGGCTACGCGCCGACCTCCGGCGCCGCTGGGAGCTGACCACCGTCACGGTCACGTGGGAGCGGTCGTACGCCGTCAGCTACCGGGTCGAGACCTCGCTGGACGGCAAGGCGTGGCAGAAGCTGTACGCCACCGCCAAGGGCAAGGGTGGCAGCGTCACCATCCCGGCGAACGGCCGGGTCGCCCGGTACGTCCGGATGTTCGGGCTCAAGCGGGTCAACCAGTCCGGATACTCCCTGCGGGAGCTGGAGATCCGCTGA
- a CDS encoding LuxR C-terminal-related transcriptional regulator, which produces MTAADVSSREAEVLSLVGQHLSNAEIAAKLFISVRTVESHVSALLRKLDVTDRRALAAFSKAPARSLPLPLTSFVGRAAERAALTAMLTAHRQVTAVGPGGVGKTRLALAVAGEIGGDYPDGVWFVDLVPVTGPGPCVVAAAVAAAMGIGEQLGRAMTESVVDALADRDVLLVLDNCEQVRDGVAPFLERLLSTCPGVTVLATSRARLMVPFERVYPVPPLSLDGGGESDAVALFMDRAAAASWPPNQALRDPIAAFCARLDGMALAIELAAARWPTLGLDGLTAGLADPLRMLEGGSRTDERHRSVRAALDWSHALLAPEDQALLRRLSVFVSPFTLEAAASVAGATADGLARLAEQSLLVVVPSSGTEFRLLETIRQYGNEQLTAVGEWEEARARHLRWCTLEADEIRNFGYGWRVRFDAVADDLRAAQAWSDDYPLTRKLAELTFARKLASESQIRFEQAAALAPDPAEAAEMYRQAAAVAGCRIRGDDTYRYLLAAAEITPDPAAAACDLATAATTTHRFWGKFERLPARQETVELVERARGLAGEDPAARAAVALAEAGVLSDAFGAAQGPADNDVPETVARAERAVELAHRLGDPLAESAALDALIGARCWAGDTFGTAATARKRIVLLAAAPDTPAAAHEVLDALGMATETALGAGDLPGARRSGRQLADHPLMTEVGHRGTCWLVVTEALAGDADAALRHGERFLESWQRAGRPAKSALAPAAAAVAMVHGLRGAEDERERWLGVLATMGVTPECTYGYGAVFDAIRLLDQDRFAEAADRLAPEPDEVWKWVTWIWLHWYVALRAEAAVLARHPRAAERIAAAREIVTGNPVAAALVDRAGALLAGDDERVRATAGAFQAAGCEYQAARSRRLSGSPAPAGSIRTG; this is translated from the coding sequence ATGACTGCCGCAGACGTCTCGTCGCGTGAGGCCGAGGTGTTGTCCCTGGTCGGGCAGCATCTGAGCAACGCCGAGATCGCGGCGAAGCTGTTCATCTCGGTGCGCACCGTGGAGAGTCACGTCTCCGCCCTGCTGCGCAAACTGGACGTCACCGACCGTCGCGCCCTCGCCGCCTTCTCGAAAGCGCCGGCCAGGTCGCTGCCGCTCCCACTGACCTCCTTCGTCGGCCGGGCCGCCGAGCGTGCCGCACTCACCGCGATGCTCACGGCGCACCGGCAGGTCACCGCGGTCGGGCCGGGCGGGGTCGGCAAGACCCGGCTCGCGCTGGCGGTCGCCGGGGAGATCGGCGGGGACTACCCGGACGGCGTCTGGTTCGTCGACCTGGTCCCGGTCACCGGCCCCGGGCCGTGCGTGGTCGCGGCGGCGGTGGCCGCCGCGATGGGCATCGGCGAGCAGCTCGGCCGGGCGATGACCGAGTCGGTCGTGGACGCTCTCGCCGACCGGGACGTGCTGCTCGTGCTGGACAACTGCGAGCAGGTCCGGGACGGTGTCGCGCCGTTCCTGGAGCGACTGCTGTCGACCTGCCCGGGTGTCACGGTGCTGGCGACCAGCCGGGCGCGGCTGATGGTGCCGTTCGAGCGGGTGTACCCGGTGCCGCCGCTCTCGCTGGACGGTGGCGGCGAGTCGGACGCGGTGGCGCTGTTCATGGACCGGGCCGCGGCGGCGAGCTGGCCGCCGAACCAGGCGTTGCGGGATCCGATCGCCGCGTTCTGCGCCCGGCTGGACGGGATGGCGCTGGCGATCGAGCTCGCCGCGGCGCGGTGGCCGACGCTCGGGCTGGACGGGCTGACGGCCGGGCTGGCGGATCCGCTGCGGATGCTGGAGGGCGGGTCGCGGACCGATGAGCGGCATCGGTCGGTCCGTGCGGCGCTGGACTGGAGTCACGCGTTGCTGGCGCCGGAGGATCAGGCGCTGTTGCGGCGGCTGTCGGTGTTCGTCTCGCCGTTCACCCTGGAGGCGGCCGCGTCGGTGGCCGGGGCCACCGCGGACGGGCTGGCCCGGCTGGCAGAGCAGAGCCTGCTGGTCGTCGTGCCGTCGTCCGGGACGGAATTCCGGCTGTTGGAGACCATCCGGCAGTACGGAAACGAGCAGTTGACCGCCGTGGGGGAGTGGGAGGAGGCCCGCGCCCGGCACTTGCGGTGGTGCACGCTTGAGGCCGATGAAATACGAAATTTCGGGTACGGCTGGCGTGTGCGGTTCGACGCTGTCGCCGACGACCTGAGAGCCGCGCAGGCATGGTCTGACGACTACCCCCTGACCCGGAAACTCGCCGAGCTCACCTTCGCCCGCAAACTCGCCTCCGAATCGCAGATCCGCTTCGAGCAGGCCGCCGCCCTGGCCCCCGATCCGGCCGAGGCCGCCGAGATGTACCGCCAGGCCGCCGCCGTCGCCGGCTGCCGGATCCGCGGCGACGACACCTACCGCTACCTGCTCGCTGCCGCCGAGATCACCCCCGACCCGGCGGCCGCCGCGTGCGACCTGGCCACCGCGGCCACCACCACGCACCGGTTCTGGGGCAAGTTCGAGCGGTTGCCGGCCCGGCAGGAGACCGTCGAGCTGGTCGAGCGGGCGCGCGGGCTGGCCGGGGAGGATCCGGCCGCGCGGGCCGCGGTGGCGCTGGCCGAGGCCGGGGTGCTCAGTGACGCGTTCGGGGCGGCGCAGGGGCCGGCCGACAACGACGTACCGGAGACGGTGGCCCGCGCCGAACGGGCCGTCGAGCTCGCCCACCGCCTCGGCGACCCGCTCGCCGAGTCGGCCGCGCTCGACGCGCTGATCGGTGCGCGGTGCTGGGCCGGCGACACGTTCGGCACCGCGGCCACCGCCCGCAAGCGGATCGTCCTGCTGGCCGCCGCCCCGGACACCCCGGCCGCCGCGCACGAGGTGCTCGACGCGCTCGGCATGGCCACCGAGACCGCGCTCGGCGCCGGTGACCTGCCCGGCGCGCGGCGGTCCGGGCGGCAGCTCGCCGACCATCCGCTGATGACCGAAGTCGGACACCGGGGGACCTGCTGGCTGGTGGTGACCGAGGCGCTCGCGGGCGACGCCGACGCGGCGCTGCGGCACGGTGAGCGGTTCCTGGAGTCCTGGCAGCGGGCCGGCCGCCCGGCCAAGTCGGCGCTCGCCCCGGCGGCGGCCGCGGTCGCCATGGTGCACGGGCTGCGCGGCGCCGAGGACGAGCGGGAGCGGTGGCTCGGCGTGCTGGCGACGATGGGCGTGACGCCGGAGTGCACGTACGGCTACGGCGCGGTCTTCGACGCGATCCGGCTGCTCGACCAGGACCGGTTCGCCGAGGCGGCCGACCGGCTCGCCCCGGAGCCGGACGAGGTCTGGAAGTGGGTCACCTGGATCTGGCTGCACTGGTACGTCGCGCTGCGCGCCGAGGCGGCCGTGCTGGCCCGGCACCCGCGGGCCGCGGAGCGGATCGCGGCGGCCCGGGAGATCGTGACCGGGAACCCGGTGGCGGCGGCCCTCGTGGACCGGGCCGGGGCCCTGCTCGCCGGGGACGACGAGCGGGTGCGGGCGACGGCCGGGGCGTTCCAGGCGGCCGGGTGTGAGTACCAGGCCGCCCGGTCCCGCAGACTCAGCGGATCTCCAGCTCCCGCAGGGAGTATCCGGACTGGTTGA
- a CDS encoding MFS transporter — protein MRELLRHPVFPGLLISALGDGMSMVAVAWLAVQIAPDAQVGSWTGLAVAAYALPATLGAAVLSRFLRGLRAARLVAVDATLRAATLGAIAFLAVTGTLNPLAYVLLLAVSSLLHAWGSAGAYTLVAELLPDERRVAGNALLSTVTQAAVVVGPALAGAVAGLVGPGWVIGADAASFAVLAVAAWTVPARRAHQAPPPKESTTGAWQTIRERPRLLGLLLVTMAFFFLYGPVEVALPVHVAADLHGSAGLLGLYWTVFGVGATVGSLCAGLLARWSPAVVVAGIIVGWGAALVPLGLSDAVWPGMLGLAAGGLIYGPYTAISTSLFQRGAPPEALSRVLAARSALTIPATSLGTLLGGPLVAWLGGQLTLLVSGLLTVLLGAGVAVAVRRRSVVRSVVATDVARPR, from the coding sequence ATGCGTGAACTGCTGCGACACCCCGTCTTCCCGGGACTGCTGATCTCCGCGCTCGGCGACGGCATGAGCATGGTGGCGGTCGCCTGGCTGGCCGTCCAGATCGCCCCGGACGCCCAGGTGGGCTCCTGGACCGGGCTGGCGGTTGCCGCGTACGCGCTGCCCGCCACACTCGGGGCCGCCGTGCTGTCCCGGTTCCTGCGCGGCCTGCGGGCCGCGCGGCTCGTCGCGGTGGACGCGACACTGCGGGCCGCGACACTCGGGGCGATCGCCTTCCTCGCGGTCACCGGCACGCTCAACCCCTTGGCGTACGTCCTGCTCCTGGCCGTCTCGTCGCTCCTGCACGCCTGGGGCAGCGCCGGCGCCTACACCCTGGTCGCCGAGCTGCTCCCGGACGAGCGGCGGGTGGCCGGCAACGCCCTGCTCTCCACGGTCACCCAGGCCGCCGTCGTGGTCGGCCCGGCCCTGGCCGGCGCGGTCGCCGGTCTCGTCGGCCCCGGCTGGGTGATCGGCGCCGACGCGGCCAGCTTCGCGGTCCTCGCCGTCGCCGCCTGGACCGTCCCGGCCCGCCGCGCCCACCAGGCCCCGCCGCCGAAGGAGTCCACCACCGGCGCCTGGCAGACCATCCGCGAGCGTCCCCGCCTGCTCGGCCTGCTGCTGGTCACCATGGCGTTCTTCTTCCTCTACGGCCCGGTCGAGGTGGCCCTGCCGGTGCACGTCGCCGCGGACCTGCACGGTTCGGCCGGGCTGCTCGGGCTCTACTGGACCGTGTTCGGCGTCGGCGCCACGGTCGGCTCGCTCTGCGCCGGGCTGCTGGCGCGCTGGTCCCCCGCCGTCGTGGTGGCCGGCATCATCGTCGGCTGGGGCGCCGCGCTGGTCCCGCTGGGCCTGAGCGACGCGGTCTGGCCGGGCATGCTGGGGCTGGCGGCCGGTGGGCTGATCTACGGGCCGTACACGGCGATCTCCACCTCGCTGTTCCAGCGCGGCGCGCCGCCGGAGGCGCTCAGCCGGGTGCTGGCCGCCCGGTCGGCGCTGACCATCCCGGCCACCTCGCTGGGCACGCTGCTCGGCGGGCCGCTGGTGGCGTGGCTCGGCGGGCAGCTCACGCTGCTGGTGTCCGGGCTGCTCACGGTACTTCTCGGGGCGGGTGTCGCGGTGGCCGTGCGTCGGCGTTCCGTGGTGCGTTCCGTGGTCGCCACGGATGTGGCGCGACCCCGCTGA
- a CDS encoding VOC family protein translates to MTQGIKTVLHSVSDLDAAKGLYSVLLGIAPQTDTAYYVGFDIGAQHIGLLPAKDGVTPPVAYWEVTDIEAKVSELTAAGATLQEKPHDVGGGRLIATVTDPDGTVIGLLQDS, encoded by the coding sequence ATGACTCAGGGAATCAAGACCGTACTGCACTCGGTGTCCGACCTGGACGCGGCGAAGGGGCTCTACAGCGTGCTGCTCGGCATCGCGCCGCAGACCGACACGGCGTACTACGTCGGCTTCGACATCGGCGCTCAGCACATCGGGCTGCTGCCGGCCAAGGACGGCGTGACCCCGCCGGTCGCGTACTGGGAGGTCACCGACATCGAGGCGAAGGTGTCCGAGCTGACCGCGGCCGGCGCCACCCTCCAGGAGAAGCCCCACGACGTCGGCGGCGGGCGCCTGATCGCCACGGTCACCGACCCGGACGGCACGGTCATCGGCCTGCTCCAGGACAGCTGA
- a CDS encoding PHP domain-containing protein: protein MAMPADSHVHSEFSWDTVLGSMERSCERAVAIGLPAIVFTEHVDHTRWTVPTTGPYASKELTAAADPDGLITPPAFDAPGYLETIDRCRTRFPELRILTGLEVGEPHWHAAQCADILTTGTFDRVLGSLHCLPDGDGFAEPWALFPHRDPADLVREYLTEIPKMVATDAPFTVLAHIDYPLRFWPADRAGAFAPESFEDHFRHALRATAASGRALEINTRIPWTRRFSAGGTRRAAKPSASAATPTAPNWWPTASRKPPPWPRHTASARAAIPTTYGQDQTNPHFVRSRPRTSTPAPSRG from the coding sequence ATGGCGATGCCGGCGGACAGTCACGTGCACAGCGAATTCTCCTGGGACACCGTGCTCGGCTCGATGGAACGCTCCTGCGAACGAGCCGTCGCCATCGGCCTCCCGGCCATCGTCTTCACCGAGCACGTCGACCACACCCGCTGGACGGTACCGACCACCGGGCCGTATGCCAGCAAGGAACTGACCGCCGCCGCCGACCCGGACGGCCTGATCACCCCACCGGCATTCGACGCGCCCGGCTACCTGGAAACGATCGACCGCTGCCGCACCCGCTTCCCCGAGCTGCGCATCCTGACCGGCCTGGAGGTCGGCGAACCCCACTGGCACGCCGCCCAGTGCGCCGACATCCTCACCACCGGCACCTTCGACCGCGTCCTGGGCTCCCTGCACTGCCTCCCGGACGGCGACGGTTTCGCCGAACCGTGGGCGCTCTTCCCCCACCGCGACCCCGCCGACCTGGTCCGCGAGTACCTCACCGAGATCCCGAAGATGGTCGCCACCGACGCACCGTTCACGGTCCTGGCCCACATCGACTACCCGCTGCGCTTCTGGCCCGCCGACCGCGCCGGCGCATTCGCCCCCGAGTCTTTCGAAGACCATTTCCGCCACGCCCTGCGCGCCACCGCGGCGTCCGGCCGCGCCCTGGAGATCAACACCCGGATCCCCTGGACCCGACGATTCTCCGCTGGTGGCACGAGGAGGGCGGCCAAGCCGTCAGCTTCGGCAGCGACGCCCACCGCCCCGAACTGGTGGCCCACGGCTTCCCGGAAGCCGCCGCCCTGGCCGAGGCACACGGCTTCCGCCCGGGCCGCCATCCCCACGACCTATGGCCAAGATCAAACTAACCCCCATTTCGTACGCTCTCGCCCCCGGACAAGCACACCAGCCCCGTCCCGTGGCTAA
- a CDS encoding helix-turn-helix domain-containing protein, with translation MIAWEFGAADLAGLRFAHSPMAELVASVFALRGGGAGWVRPDWSARVTAGLRSLPTFRAVLCGPRGHAPDFLTPVPAVARPSLDDELAVIAATPLDQVVEQVTAGWVGSAPPPVARFVSAPEVALAVLIAEIREYHATAIAPLWSRLRAAAEAEIATRVRVAAERSPRTMVSGLHPMLGWDGSALLLKYLDKSGEWSAAGLEMTLLPTAFAGPHLYAMTGSTTPDPRPASPGPRPQAGSTTPDPRPVSTGPRPQAGSAGGRALWYAPAGYGNLWSPPPPPAAALSALLGPTRAAVLTLLTTPASTGEVAALLNLAPATASHHLTTLRDAGLITPERTGRRLRYHRTHLGNQLTAG, from the coding sequence GTGATTGCGTGGGAGTTCGGGGCGGCCGACCTGGCCGGGTTACGGTTTGCGCACTCGCCGATGGCGGAGCTGGTGGCGAGCGTGTTCGCGCTGCGTGGGGGAGGGGCCGGGTGGGTGCGCCCGGACTGGTCGGCGCGGGTGACGGCGGGGTTGCGGTCGCTGCCGACGTTCCGGGCGGTGCTCTGCGGTCCCCGTGGTCATGCGCCGGACTTCCTGACGCCGGTCCCGGCGGTGGCCCGGCCGTCGCTCGACGACGAGCTGGCCGTGATCGCGGCGACGCCGCTGGATCAGGTGGTGGAGCAGGTCACGGCCGGATGGGTGGGGTCGGCGCCGCCGCCGGTCGCGCGGTTCGTGTCCGCGCCGGAGGTCGCGCTGGCCGTGCTGATCGCGGAGATCCGCGAATATCACGCGACCGCGATCGCCCCGCTGTGGTCCCGGCTGCGCGCCGCCGCGGAGGCCGAGATCGCCACGCGCGTCCGGGTGGCCGCCGAGCGAAGCCCTCGCACGATGGTCAGCGGCCTCCACCCCATGCTCGGCTGGGACGGTTCCGCGCTGCTCCTGAAATACCTCGATAAATCCGGCGAATGGTCTGCCGCGGGCCTCGAGATGACCCTGCTCCCCACCGCCTTCGCCGGCCCCCACCTATACGCCATGACCGGCTCCACCACCCCTGACCCGCGCCCCGCCTCGCCCGGCCCCCGCCCGCAAGCCGGCTCCACCACCCCTGATCCGCGCCCCGTCTCGACCGGCCCCCGCCCGCAAGCCGGCTCCGCCGGCGGCCGCGCCCTCTGGTATGCCCCCGCCGGCTACGGCAACCTCTGGTCCCCGCCGCCCCCACCGGCCGCCGCCCTGTCCGCCCTGCTCGGCCCCACCCGAGCCGCCGTACTCACCCTGCTGACCACCCCGGCCAGCACCGGCGAGGTAGCCGCCCTCCTGAACCTGGCCCCCGCCACCGCCTCCCACCACCTCACCACCCTCCGGGACGCCGGCCTGATCACCCCCGAGCGAACCGGCCGCCGCCTCCGCTACCACCGAACCCACCTGGGCAACCAACTGACCGCCGGCTGA
- a CDS encoding aldo/keto reductase, translating into MEYTRLGRTGLTVSRLCLGTMNFGWQIDEEAAHAVLDHAFGAGITFVDTANMYGRQDGDGLSERIIGSWLAKTGTRDRIVLATKVYAPMSDDPNDRGLSARNIIASCEASLRRLGVEWIDLFQMHHIDRGTPWEEIWQAMETLTAQGKIRYAGSSNFAGWHLARAQAAADRRNFLGLVSEQCKYNLVTRHVELEVLPAAAELGIGILPYSPLHFGALSGALRKQRDGVAGRSVLHAADRVEPHRAAIQRFEDLCDELGAAPTAVAIGWLLSRPEVTAPILGPRTPEQLDVPVEPLPADVLARLDEIFPPIGNGGPAPEAWAW; encoded by the coding sequence ATGGAGTACACCCGTCTCGGCCGGACCGGGCTGACCGTCAGCCGCCTCTGTCTCGGCACCATGAACTTCGGCTGGCAGATCGACGAGGAGGCGGCCCACGCCGTCCTCGACCACGCGTTCGGCGCGGGGATCACCTTCGTCGACACCGCGAACATGTACGGCCGCCAGGACGGCGACGGCCTCAGCGAGCGGATCATCGGCAGCTGGCTGGCGAAGACCGGCACGCGAGACCGGATCGTGCTGGCCACCAAGGTCTACGCGCCGATGTCCGACGACCCGAACGACCGTGGCCTGTCCGCCCGCAACATCATCGCGTCCTGCGAGGCGTCGCTGCGCCGGCTCGGCGTGGAGTGGATCGACCTGTTCCAGATGCACCACATCGACCGCGGCACGCCGTGGGAGGAGATCTGGCAGGCGATGGAGACGCTCACCGCGCAGGGCAAGATCCGGTACGCCGGGTCGTCGAACTTCGCCGGCTGGCACCTGGCCCGCGCCCAGGCCGCCGCCGATCGCCGCAACTTCCTCGGCCTGGTCAGCGAGCAGTGCAAATACAATCTGGTCACCCGGCACGTCGAGTTGGAGGTGCTGCCGGCCGCGGCGGAGCTGGGGATCGGCATCCTGCCGTACTCGCCGCTGCACTTCGGTGCCCTCTCCGGCGCTCTGCGCAAGCAGCGGGACGGCGTTGCGGGGCGCAGCGTCCTGCACGCCGCCGACCGGGTCGAGCCGCACCGCGCCGCGATCCAGCGGTTCGAGGATCTCTGCGACGAGCTGGGCGCGGCGCCGACGGCGGTGGCGATCGGCTGGCTGCTGTCCCGGCCGGAGGTGACCGCCCCGATCCTCGGTCCCCGCACCCCCGAGCAGCTGGACGTCCCGGTCGAGCCACTGCCCGCCGACGTGCTGGCCCGGCTCGACGAGATCTTCCCGCCGATCGGCAACGGCGGCCCCGCCCCGGAGGCCTGGGCCTGGTAG
- a CDS encoding NUDIX hydrolase, with protein MLETVAVVHGMVAAIEPVDELAAVHRALVLDWLSGTDDVFRRIPPASPPQHLVSYVVPVAADGRVLLVDHLKAGLWLPPGGHVEPGEDPALTARREIEEELGLGPAGLSRSPIFLTVTGTVGAVERHTDVSLWFVLACTGEEELRPDPGEFRGVRWWSREELAGADPARFDPHFFRFLLALT; from the coding sequence ATGCTGGAGACGGTCGCGGTGGTGCACGGGATGGTGGCGGCGATCGAGCCGGTCGACGAGCTGGCGGCGGTTCACCGGGCGCTGGTCCTGGACTGGCTCAGCGGCACCGACGACGTGTTCCGCCGCATCCCGCCCGCCTCGCCGCCCCAGCACTTGGTGTCGTACGTGGTGCCGGTCGCGGCGGACGGCCGGGTGCTGCTCGTCGACCACCTCAAGGCCGGGCTGTGGCTGCCGCCCGGCGGGCACGTCGAGCCGGGGGAGGACCCCGCCCTGACCGCGCGGCGCGAGATCGAGGAGGAGCTCGGGCTCGGGCCCGCGGGTCTGTCGCGGTCGCCGATCTTCCTGACGGTCACCGGTACGGTCGGCGCCGTCGAACGGCACACCGACGTCTCGCTGTGGTTCGTCCTGGCGTGCACCGGCGAGGAGGAGCTGCGGCCGGACCCGGGGGAGTTCCGCGGTGTCCGATGGTGGTCACGCGAGGAACTGGCCGGGGCCGACCCGGCCCGCTTCGACCCACACTTCTTCCGCTTCCTGCTCGCCCTGACGTGA
- a CDS encoding SMI1/KNR4 family protein, translating to MSTVTGSWNVITEFLGAHCPDVLARVHGPAGAVELRLVEQTVGRPLPDDLADWWRLADGMDGVLIPMLFRPLSATGALGGYRTMIAAGSEAPGYGGPSYREHLAAPAGTVCRHGFWLPQWLPIATDLGTHLLFVDLRPGPDFGCVSGIDEHREHDNRLWPDVAAMLAEVAAAMRDGTPVRGYLLEAGADGIRWGW from the coding sequence GTGTCTACGGTTACGGGGTCGTGGAATGTGATCACCGAGTTTCTGGGCGCGCACTGCCCGGACGTGCTCGCCCGGGTGCACGGGCCGGCCGGCGCCGTCGAGCTCCGCCTGGTCGAGCAGACCGTCGGCCGGCCGCTGCCGGACGATCTGGCCGACTGGTGGCGGCTCGCGGACGGGATGGACGGCGTGCTGATCCCGATGCTCTTCCGGCCGCTGTCGGCGACCGGGGCGCTGGGCGGCTACCGGACGATGATCGCGGCCGGATCGGAGGCGCCGGGATACGGCGGGCCGTCCTACCGCGAGCATCTCGCCGCGCCCGCCGGAACGGTCTGCCGGCACGGTTTCTGGCTGCCGCAGTGGCTGCCGATCGCCACCGACCTCGGCACCCACCTGCTCTTCGTCGACCTGCGACCCGGCCCGGACTTCGGCTGCGTGAGCGGCATCGACGAGCACCGGGAGCACGACAACCGGCTCTGGCCGGACGTCGCCGCGATGCTCGCCGAGGTCGCCGCGGCCATGCGCGACGGCACGCCGGTCCGCGGATACCTGCTGGAGGCCGGCGCGGACGGGATCCGCTGGGGCTGGTGA